Part of the Cydia pomonella isolate Wapato2018A chromosome 8, ilCydPomo1, whole genome shotgun sequence genome is shown below.
agatatatcagagcggccgaggtgttcaaaaatatctgaacagacTCGAACGGCATGCCAATAGaagtgtgttcagatatttatgagcaccttggccgcatAGCGACTGTACAAATTTGTAGAGGTCCTGCTCTGAGATACATTTCTGATACCTTAATTACGCAAGtaagtttttattgatatttgttcaGTAGTAAATAGGCCAGTCTGTGAAATACTTACCAAACTTAACATTTTTTGCATCAGCattaacattgttttatttttactttaggCCATAGTGCTGATGTATGAAAAGCAATAATGCTAATCATAACAAAAATaacatcattataattatgtaagatTTATATACGAATATGTAAGATACATTAAAAGTATCATGTTTAGTGAATCAACAAACTCCTTACCAAGCTTATTGCATAACAAAATACAAGctcatattaataataattaagtctcAATTTCATATGTTAgtgttttattatacaatcagcTTCGAGATTTCAACAACCCTTGCCACAatgtagttaaaaaaatataggattTTGTACGTTGTTCATAATTTATTATTGacatacaatgaaataaatttattggccaggaaatgtttattttattaatcgaGTTTTGTTTagacaaaattatgtataagcTTGAGTTTTGTGGTCTTTAGAGCGTCCAACTATTAAGGTAGGGTTATGgaaatttacatatttgttgAGCTTTTTTAGCATTTATAGATAgtgaagaaaaaataagaaaccCCTCGCTCAGCAAAAAATCTGGCCCAGTATtgaattttaacttaaaatattaactattcGACTCGGGAGCATAAACGTTCATGTATATACAAGGTTCCTATTAACGTTATGTTTTCGAGTTAGGATGGCATATAGGATGTCAGTACTGATGAACATTTGCGCAATCAAAAATAAAGGAGAGCCGTGATATCCTCACGGATATAAGGATGGGATCAAGATTTCGTCGAACGGACGACTATAGATATCCTTTGAGGTTCAATTTACATTCGGAACGCGGGGTCGTTTCATGAAACCGGTTACTCGGAAACGATACGGCCCGGCGAAACACGAACCGAATTACATCGAAAGAGAATATTTTAAGCTTTCGAAAGTCGATCACGATCCCCGCGGAGCGGTATATGGGCCGCACCGGGACGACACGAAGTACAAGCGGTCGGGCGGTCCGCTCGTCGCGGCAACCGGCACAAGTCACAGTTGGGGATACCCGGGTTCAGGTTTCGTTCCGGCGCCGCAGCGAGGTGTCGAGAGCGTCCGGGCCACGGTTACCTGCAGGATATGTCGCGAGCGGCGCCGCGGGGCTCACAGCTTGCGCGGGCGCGTGAGGCGGCGCTTCTTGCGGTCGGGCGTGTGCGCGTCGGCCGAggcgcggcgccgcgcggcCGGGGAGGTCTCGTCGCCCGAGGAgtcggcgcgcgcggcgggcgcccGCCGGCCGCCCGGCGCCGCGGGCTTGGCGGGCGCCTCGGCCGCGCCGGGCTCCGTGCCCGCGCCGCTGCCGCCCGCCGCCTCCGGCTCCGGCTCCGTGCTGCTGCCGGCCGCCCACTGGGACAAATTAAACTTActttacatttcatttcaaaatagtacattacgatacaagtgcgaaaaataggaaattcgaaataagtggcgataaattaaaacgcgaccgaagggagtgttttatttaaatggacacgagttgcaaattatctattcgcacatgtatcgtacgttttacagtacatatggccctttaaatgttcgacacagtaacgaaACATGCTAATTTTCAGgctgtaaaaatacttttagtaTACATAAATTTCAccaaactgaagacagtttATTCGACGTCGATCGCCATCCCACGCAAATCTGACTTATTCTACTTCCCCTAGTTACCATCAAATATTACCGATGGTACCTACTGATTTTTTTTCCACGTTTTAACACTGGTACCTACTGAAAATAAACCCCAGAAGTCCATTTTTCTAAGATCGAGTACGTCATGATAAATGTATGACGAACTTGATCTCAAAATTCAGACAAGCTATACCACCGACTCGGTTTGGTAACGACTCCTACAATTTTTTCCAGTAGTTCCCAGTCATAAcagatgagattttttttccGATACGACAAGTATAAAATCATTTTGGTAGCTCCTACTagagaaaaaaatcccagtagttaccaccaaattgTTATTAAGTTTCATCCAAAAAACGTTTTTGCATTAAAGTTATACCAAAAGAGATTACGAATTGGAGCAAATTGTTTTAAAAGTTGTGCTTCAATACGCAACAAACAGCGCTTTGAGCTTTCGAGCTTTGTCGATTTTGATAAAAACCGACAACGCCAGACTCGAGTCGCAGCACGCTCGAACGACACAACACGGCCGTTTTCCTCGGGCGAGAACCGAGAGTGCCTCACGAGGCAAACCCGCAACTCTCCTcactcagaaaaaaaaatgcaaaatggcCACCATACTGCTTGAAAACGAGTTTCAACGTTCTTATAATCAATATTGAGCTCCTATTAAATACTCAAAACTATAATTACCATATTGACGGGCTGCATGAGATGCAGCGCGGCGCCGCACTCGGCGCAGAGCGGCGGCACGGAGGGCGAGCGCGAGCGCCAGTACTGCAGCTCCGTCTCGTTCAGCTATGTATCGTGTTGTCTCCCTCTCACTCACCATGTTAGCGGGCTGCATGAGATGCAGCGCGGCGCCGCACTCGGCGCAGAGCGGCGGCACGGCGGGCGAGCGCGAGCGCCAGTACTGCAGCTCCGTCTCGTTCAGCTATGTATCGTGTTGTCTCCCTCTCACTCACCATGTTAGCGGGCTGCATGAGATGCAGCGCGGCGCCGCACTCGGCGCAGAGCGGCGGCACGGCGGGCGAGCGCGAGCGCCAGTACTGCAGCTCCGTCTCGTTCAGCTATGTATCGTGTTGTCTCCCTCTCACTCACCATGTTAGCGGGCTGCATGAGATGCAGCGCGGCGCCGCACTCGGCGCAGAGCGGCGGCACGGCGGGCGAGCGCGAGCGCCAGTACTGCAGCTCCGTCTCGTTCAGCTATGTATCGTGTTGTCTCCCTCTCACTCACCATGTTAGCGGGCTGCATGAGATGCAGCGCGGCGCCGCACTCGGCGCAGAGCGGCGGCACGGCGGGCGAGCGCGAGCGCCAGTACTGCAGCTCCGTCTCGTTCAGCTATGTATCGTGTTGTCTCCCTCTCACTCACCATGTTAGCGGGCTGCATGAGATGCAGCGCGGCGCCGCACTCGGCGCAGAGCGGCGGCACGGCGGGCGAGCGCGAGCGCCAGTACTGCAGCTCCGTCTCGTTCAGCTATGTATCGTGTTGTCTCCCTCTCACTCACCATGTTAGCGGGCTGCATGAGATGCAGCGCGGCGCCGCACTCGGCGCAGAGCGGCGGCACGGCGGGCGAGCGCGAGCGCCAGTACTGCAGCTCCGTCTCGTTCAGCTATGTATCGTGTTGTCTCCCTCTCACTCACCATGTTAGCGGGCTGCATGAGATGCAGCGCGGCGCCGCACTCGGCGCAGAGCGGCGGCACGGCGGGCGAGCGCGAGCGCCAGTACTGCAGCTCCGTCTCGTTCAGCTATGTATCGTGTTGTCTCCCTCTCACTCACCATGTTAGCGGGCTGCATGAGATGCAGCGCGGCGCCGCACTCGGCGCAGAGCGGCGGCACGGCGGGCGAGCGCGAGCGCCAGTACTGCAGCTCCGTCTCGTTCAGCTATGTATCGTGTTGTCTCCCTCTCACTCACCATGTTAGCGGGCTGCATGAGATGCAGCGCGGCGCCGCACTCGGCGCAGAGCGGCGGCACGGCGGGCGAGCGCGAGCGCCAGTACTGCAGCTCCGTCTCGTTCAGCTATGTATCGTGTTGTCTCCCTCTCACTCACCATGTTAGCGGGCTGCATGAGATGCAGCGCGGCGCCGCACTCGGCGCAGAGCGGCGGCACGGCGGGCGAGCGCGAGCGCCAGTACTGCAGCTCCGTCTCGTTCAGCTATGTATCGTGTTGTCTCCCTCTCACTCACCATGTTAGCGGGCTGCATGAGATGCAGCGCGGCGCCGCACTCGGCGCAGAGCGGCGGCACGGCGGGCGAGCGCGAGCGCCAGTACTGCAGCTCCGTCTTGCACTTGTTCAGCTCCTGAAATTACAATAACATGGTATTACtgcgttacttctgttttaggACTTTCATATACATAATGGCAAAGTCCACAACGCCTTATTACTTATGCAGAATTAATTAATCAATAGGCCTGTAAAAATGACGGTCTATCATAGTCGACACAGCACGATATTGCATAGCGCACTGCAGAGACGGTTTTTAAAGGTATGGCTCGATACGGTCGTCCACATAGACAGATGCAGCCTTATCCGGGCAGTGTGCAGACCACCACAtattacctaaaataataaaataaatgcgcATATTAATCGTTCACATTGTGGGCAAGTACTTTTTCTAAGAGAGAACAATCTTAACTCGAAGAAAAACTCGTACATAACTTGCTAATCACCTCGAACATCTGCCTAAACTAAATATCGAATCAAGTTAGATCTTGGCCTGCCTTGTTTGAAATCTGCTACTGTTGTTCGGCTGGAACGTAATTTTATAACAGCGCATATTCACTGCACTTCCGCCGACCTACTGGTACTTTTTCTAAGAATAGACTCGCGTGCAACAACAACCTTGCACATAACTACTCGCTAATGGGTAATCACCGCCGATTGGACACctgtataaattaaataatgaataaagtaTGACCTGCAGCAGCGTCTGGAACTTGCGACTGGTCTCCTCGTTCTTCTTGTCGTAGTCGTCCAGACGGTTGGCGTAATCCAGCGTTTGCTTCTGCTGTTCGGCGATCTGCTTCTGTTGTTCGGCGATTTGTTTTTGCTGGAGCGCGGTCTTGCGTTTGCAGCTGCGCAGATCACTACGTAAGGCGGATAGTTGGTCGTTGTACCtgaaatttggaaaaaaaacttgtaatatATCTTATGACAGCGCTATGCGCGAATAGAGCGAGCAAATAACTGCTTAACCCAATCTGCTATCAGGTGTTGATTTTAAACGCTGTAAGATTATAAacaaagaaattcaaaatggcggccgctATCCGTTCAGCCCTCCGCAAATGCACTCACTTCTTTATTCCCTGACTGACGTTACATATTATTAGTGCCTTTATTGAGTACTCTCGAACGGGTATCGATTTTAGATAAAATTGCTCGTAATGATTGGATCCcaaaagaaattttaaatagCATCCGTATTTTTTTCGAAGGTGACTCACGTAAATATTTACGTCTCCTACCTTACTTATTAGCCatatattgattttaaaatcagtcgcaccataaacaagaaaataaaaatggtgGCCACTACTTACTTCTCCATTCCCTGCTTGGTGCGGTGTATCAGTTTCCGCAGCACCATGTTGCTCTGCGGCGGCAGGCTCTCCTCCATGAACAGGTTGGAGATGGAAACGCGACTGTCGGAGACTAGCACTAGCGGCCGCGCTGCCGGTTTCATAATAGCGGCCACTACATATGCACTCACTTCTTCATCCCCTGCTTAATGCGGTGTATCCGTTTCCGCAGCACCATGTTGctctgcggcggcggcggcgacggcggcaGGCTCTCCTCCATGAATAGGTTGGAGATGGAAACGCGACGGTCGGAGACGGCGCTGGCGGCCGCGCTGCCGGATTCGAAGCCGCTGGGCGGCGGCGAGTCAAGGCACATGTATGATTTACTGCTCTCGCCGGCTGGAAGTAAGAACGACACGtttcaattgtgtttttttatacaatgttgGCCGAAATGTTAATGGAATTGATCATTGACCATTAGAAATCGAACCATCCGTTAtggtttatggttcaatttgtaatggttaatggtcaattgcaattaactttTGGCCAACACTGTTTGTATCCCAGATAGGTACTAAGATTATATGTAGATTGGAGAATGAGGCAGGTTAAGTATAAATTGGCCTTGAATTGTCATTTTCTTTAAAGTTGTCCACTAcactttttaacacgcttttattaggtcgacctgtatgtaactatgtaatggaatctaaggtaactaatttaaccattttacaaggatcgtagcgtcatgaaaattggcagctgtatgtagttctgatgacaatacaataatatggtactgtcgaactgatctgatgatggagccggaagatatgaactagaacttcatgatggaacatcgtgtCATAGCTGTATTTGAAGATTTTAAATTCCATTCCGTTACCATTCTTGATAGACTTTGTATGACGGTTACGGAATGGAAAGAACTAAAAATGTATAGAAATTTTGGGGCACTTATTCTATTACTACATCAAATAAATGTAgggataaatttaaataaactggCTCATATAATCATCTTAGTTTAGTGCAGGTCACAATCGACGaactatagttggtcaaaccaatttgtcagtaaataagaacaaaaaaactatactcatccttttcttttggatgctaatactagtgtaagacaaagatagtatgactccctctgtctatgtttgaaatgagatagccctttgacaaactatagtTAACATTTAGTGACGTCGGCAATAACTATCCTATTTGTAACCTGCACGTGTAAGACTGCTTACAAAGTCTACCTCTGGGTAGAAAACTACCTTCTAGATGGAATTTGTTTGTTGAAACAGTCACTTCAACTGGTTAACCGAGACGGTAAAAAGACCCCAACTAATATTACTAATGTGAAAGTAACCTTTTTCTTGCtagctttttaaatttaccacAGATAACCAGAGATGACCATAAAGATagaccgtattttttgacatgttttataattacaatttaagttatttgtataTCTGTAAATATGTTTggattatgtaaatatgttttatattttctgaTTTGCATACCTTCCGGCTGAATGCGCTGATATCAACATCGATTATGTATGATAACAACATCTATTATGTGCGTGCATTTTTAgcaaataaagttaaaatttgaaGTTAAAGTTGAACtctctgtctgttacctcttcacgcttaaacggCTGAACCggtttagatgaaatttggtatgacaTAGACAAGACCAACGATTTaattaggaaaaatattgtgatACTCTTAGAAAAAATCGAGTATAGTATTGAAATTAATAGTTTTGCAAAAATGTAGAACACAATTGGAATAAATTAGAATATTTTTACGGCGTACAGCTAAAACAGGTATGCAAGTGCAGGGAGCAAAAGCCAAAGGAAAAAACAATCTGAATTTAACTCATTCTTTTTGACACGAATCTCGgagcagggctataaccgcgaaaatcgaagttcgtcaattgcaagcatttttctttgtcactctaataacgtcttagtgagagtaaaagagaaagatgtgTGAAAAtcggttttcgtggtaggcccccaGAGTCTACTCTAGTTGGTGTAATGCttcaaaaaatacctataagtGCGGCCGACGACAGTCGTGCTGAATATGGTAAAAGCGAGGGACATCCTTTCTAGGATATCTCATCAATGCGACTTTTTGCGAGGTCAGTGGATGAGCTGTTTATGCTAAATAATACTCGTAAGAACTTGACTGCCTCGTATACACGTTTGTTAGAATATTAATCTCGGTACAAACGGTGGGTGAGTTTTGTAGCCCGATTTCTGGActtgatgtaaaaaaataatgaaataagtgAGTCAATTTGTAGATGAGTTTAATCATCACACGGTGGATTTTATTGTCAAAATCATAATACCTAGACGCCTTTCTAGCAAAACAAGCGACTGATACGTtgagaaaatacctatttagtACTTTATTAAGATGATAGTTATTGCGGAATACAGGATACGTAagctattttttataatatattggcCACTATATACTTCAGACACACTAAATATGGTAAGAAAACGATTgtcgatatatttttaatttaaataattatacagcTCATaacaaaagtgtattaaaagagaagaatgaaacagccaaaaaacattaacaatttcAGCAGATGAtgggctgatgcaggcaaatatgaaaaacgggtccgtaaaaagctgccactgaatgtgCTAGGAAGAAGCCGGCTATCACTCCtacaggaaaaataataataaaaaaaaactgtaaattatctaaattaaaagtcgctttttattgtagttattctaaaccAACCCCAACaaggactaatcccaacaaggactagtttaccctctgggttggaaggtcagatggcagtcgctttcgtaaaaactagtgcctatgccaaatcttgggattagttgtcaagcggaccccaggctcccatgagccgtggcaaaatgccgggacaacgcgaggaagaagaagagattcTAAAAATcttagtttgttctcaatcgcatcgaattttttcatttgaagattagttttatttcggTGTACCCCCTTAAGCTTTAGGTCTGTTGATTTTGTCAGATTATCATAAAGCGTGTCTATCTTGTACTTTGCCGGTTGCCGGGAAACACATGTGATGTCTTTATCAATGGAAATGTACCATAATTACGGCCTTGTTTCTCACTCTCGTATTACGTATATTATACCCTCATTGAAATTGCGTAGGATGTAAATACGTATAACTTATGTATGCACATTTGTTGTGGAAGCAATGAAATTATGGACAATGTTTTATGATTTTCTAGTATTCTGCGTTGAAACCAAAAATACTTGGTCAATGTCacctgtatttttattgtattctaGGTATTTTATTTCCTGCCACAGGTACTGTATATCTACAATACTATCCCATATAGCATAACCATCGTAAATTAACTTGTATttgttaacaaaaaaatatttttattcattttcatttcatttttcttttttgaaagTTAATGAATACAGTCATTTTTAAATGCTTTATTTTGCTTGCTGTTGCTTAATGCAAGGCAAGTGTAtcttaataatatgtatacatacctatatatgtattatagttatttatctacacacatatcgtACACCTTCTATGATGCCTTAAATATCCGTAAACaatggccaacattaagataaactgttttgttacaacaaaatttcttatctgtgcaaatgttgtaattgcttcattaaTACATCAAAATCgttggtaatgacattcaaatttcgaataactctgaaaaaaaaatcgattcgacctctattctaatatcagtcgagatgctaaactattatttttagcGCTAGATTACCCACTACTAACATTTTTACAAAGCAGGTATATCATTGTTGTGTGACTGTGTGGCagaacaatttttattttttaattagttttatttactagtagctctgtgagctgtagacctcgcgagcatagctgatggctcctctacacgatggcccagcgtagaaatgcatttatgcgttagagcagcggttcctaacttgggggtaattacccccgtagtggTAAATCGGGTCTTTTAcggaggtaataagctcaattaaatataacagaaattagacctgtaagaaagaatattgatatttattgggagtaggggtaaaatcgggttccctagttagtcataggggtggcagaactgacaagattaggaaccactgcgttagagggagcaagtgatattgctatctcatttcaccgcatagctatgtcccttagattggcctacgctgggccatcgtgtagaggagcccttaaaactgaataaatgtatggctccgctgtttagaagaatttataagaactaaattgacaaaaaaacataattatcgaataggatggtccaactttgtatgtagaaaaaagttaaattttatagaacagtaatctatgtgccaaatatgaactcatttgcgaatgattaggtggtcgctatgattttgtgatttgcaatatcctcatacaaataaaaaaatgcaaagttacctaaaacaaaaaaaaacgatcgccaTTTTAGCATTttagcatacttataaataataaataaaacgaataaagagcccttaaagacatttccaaagcagaattattgatgggtcaatttattttcatactattttgtatagcagtattgtttcatttatagcgacctctaaataatgttaattgctcttaattttttatagatactttttcgaatatcaaaaagcgctggtggcctagcggtaagagcgtgcgacttgcaatccggaggtcgcgggttcaaaccccggcttgtaccaatgagtttttcggaacttatgtacgaaatatcatttgatatttaccagtcgcttttcggtgaaggaaaacatcgtgaggaaaccggactaatcccaacaaggcctagtttaccctctgggtcggaagggcagatggcagtcgctttcgtaaaaagtagtgcctacgccaaatcttgggattagttgtcaagcgaaccccaggctcccatgagccatggcaaaatgccgggacaacgcgaggaagaagaagaagaagacttttTCGAATATCAGAATTTAAAGAGTCCgcacggaaaaggaattttcattaattattaactaagaaaactttgtacacgtaaatttactgccatctttggacacatgattaaaacttttggaacgttatggtgccatcgctcgaaacgatgctgtcaaacatttggccttttatctattagatggcgccacttttaggtctttaacaattttatcatatcatatataacgaataaggatcaaaaagatcatcaaggaaaggaaagtcaaatggcttTCTACAATtcttatcatgtgtcgaaagatatagcagcaactttactgtagcaacaaaattttctttgacagtccacctccatttcaaattctctttgccaacgcctacaaaatgggaaggaaagagaaaatactccctttcccgtttccaaacgacaacagttagtcggtcatcccctgaatggtaa
Proteins encoded:
- the LOC133520305 gene encoding uncharacterized protein LOC133520305; protein product: MVSTRQMSSVGGGGAGCGEGAGPTHAEPAAVSRVTRHSSAQLPGGSSPHSSAPPARCSALVPAPKSYSTSLLDLPIEIQEKILRMLGFKYVSQLRMVNRHFNTLCSSILNSTFQRLQNQMLHRFQSIKAKMPRRESARRSHPLACESDIIETLHMRLSLLQMTFGKHIERKHCCFFPGEILDEVYNILSYLKTTTTKLARPYKVTDELFDLTTMAMEYFKEHIEPNLPEITYFGTDFFDITTAFSPGESSKSYMCLDSPPPSGFESGSAAASAVSDRRVSISNLFMEESLPPSPPPPQSNMVLRKRIHRIKQGMKKYNDQLSALRSDLRSCKRKTALQQKQIAEQQKQIAEQQKQTLDYANRLDDYDKKNEETSRKFQTLLQELNKCKTELQYWRSRSPAVPPLCAECGAALHLMQPANMVSERETTRYIAERDGAAVLALALARRAAALRRVRRRAASHAARLNETELQYWRSRSPAVPPLCAECGAALHLMQPANMLNETELQYWRSRSPAVPPLCAECGAALHLMQPANMLNETELQYWRSRSPAVPPLCAECGAALHLMQPANMLNETELQYWRSRSPAVPPLCAECGAALHLMQPANMLNETELQYWRSRSPAVPPLCAECGAALHLMQPANMLNETELQYWRSRSPAVPPLCAECGAALHLMQPANMLNETELQYWRSRSPAVPPLCAECGAALHLMQPANMLNETELQYWRSRSPAVPPLCAECGAALHLMQPANMLNETELQYWRSRSPAVPPLCAECGAALHLMQPANMWAAGSSTEPEPEAAGGSGAGTEPGAAEAPAKPAAPGGRRAPAARADSSGDETSPAARRRASADAHTPDRKKRRLTRPRKL